A window of the Bufo gargarizans isolate SCDJY-AF-19 chromosome 1, ASM1485885v1, whole genome shotgun sequence genome harbors these coding sequences:
- the LOC122936061 gene encoding proteinase-activated receptor 1-like translates to MLFTVALPLNLMAIVMFLLKIKIKTPAEVYMLNLAIADVLFVAVLPFNIVYRFSGNNWQIGEGMCRFATAAFYWNMYCSILLMTSISADRYLAVVFPIHSRNWRTKKRSWLVCVFIWLVSIASTVPLLLTNQTLYVARLDITTCHDVLDLKEQQGFYMYYFTAFSSIFFFFPLIITIFCYAEVIRALSENPQNIKNSSSKKKRAILLSIIVLSVFMICFGPSNIIFLMHYLHFHSGHSDSLYFAYILCVCISSISTCLDPLMYYYASSRCRKYVYSLLCCKMSDKLQTGQSHAIKDSSTESSFLKV, encoded by the coding sequence ATGCTGTTCACTGTGGCTCTGCCTCTAAATTTGATGGCAATTGTAATGtttctattgaagataaaaaTCAAGACGCCAGCGGAAGTATATATGCTGAACTTGGCGATAGCAGACGTGCTTTTTGTTGCCGTCTTGCCTTTCAACATCGTTTATAGATTCTCAGGGAACAACTGGCAAATTGGAGAAGGAATGTGCCGCTTTGCCACTGCGGCATTTTACTGGAACATGTACTGCTCCATCCTGCTCATGACAAGTATAAGTGCGGACAGATACTTGGCCGTGGTGTTTCCAATTCACTCTCGTAACTGGCGTACAAAAAAACGATCTTGGTTGGTGTGTGTCTTCATCTGGCTTGTATCTATTGCTAGCACTGTGCCTCTTCTTCTCACCAATCAAACTCTTTACGTTGCCAGATTGGACATTACAACTTGCCACGATGTGCTGGACTTAAAAGAGCAGCAGGGCTTTTACATGTACTACTTCACTGCCTTTTCTTCtatatttttcttctttccaTTAATCATTACAATCTTCTGTTATGCTGAGGTTATCCGGGCCTTGAGTGAAAACCCACAAAACATTAAAAATTCTTCTTCTAAGAAGAAGAGAGCTATTCTCTTATCCATAATAGTCCTTTCTGTGTTCATGATTTGCTTTGGCCCATCAAATATCATCTTTTTAATGCATTATCTGCACTTTCATTCTGGACATTCTGACTCTCTATATTTCGCCTACATTCTGTGTGTTTGTATCAGCAGCATAAGTACTTGTCTGGATCCTTTAATGTATTACTATGCGTCATCGAGGTGTCGGAAATATGTATATAGCCTATTATGCTGTAAGATGTCCGATAAACTGCAGACTGGTCAGTCCCATGCAATCAAAGATTCatctacagaaagttcatttctTAAAGTTTAA